A genomic segment from Syntrophotalea acetylenivorans encodes:
- a CDS encoding DUF1573 domain-containing protein, translating to MLRQFIAGLILFASLLAGHAWAAPQIVVEQPTFDFGEVPQGEKVGHTFSFSNKGDEPLLIEKVKSSCGCTAALLSAKTLAPGESGELQANFDSTRFRGAVTKTISLYSNDPAQSVMQLHVKGIVREVLSVVPAQINLGAVTTGKTAVSQATLKNQSDGDLRLENVQTSSPDLVVKLSEGRLPAGQSTVMEIQLTSRPGQNRFRGYVVIPAQGAIKSDLRIPVYAGSRQQTD from the coding sequence ATGTTGCGTCAATTTATCGCCGGTCTCATCCTGTTTGCGAGCCTGCTGGCCGGTCATGCTTGGGCTGCGCCCCAAATTGTGGTCGAGCAACCAACCTTCGATTTCGGGGAGGTTCCCCAGGGCGAAAAGGTCGGTCACACTTTCAGTTTCAGCAACAAGGGCGATGAACCGCTGTTGATCGAAAAAGTGAAAAGTTCTTGTGGCTGCACTGCTGCCCTGTTGTCGGCCAAGACGCTGGCTCCGGGCGAGAGCGGCGAACTCCAGGCGAATTTTGACAGCACCCGGTTCCGCGGTGCGGTGACCAAGACTATTTCCCTCTATAGCAACGACCCGGCGCAGTCGGTCATGCAACTGCATGTCAAGGGGATCGTTAGGGAGGTGCTTTCCGTGGTGCCGGCCCAGATCAACCTGGGGGCGGTCACAACGGGAAAAACCGCAGTTTCCCAGGCGACCCTGAAAAACCAATCCGATGGCGATCTTCGCTTGGAGAACGTGCAGACCAGTTCTCCCGATCTGGTTGTGAAGCTGTCTGAAGGAAGGTTGCCTGCAGGGCAGAGTACAGTCATGGAAATCCAACTGACCTCAAGGCCCGGCCAGAACCGTTTCCGCGGGTATGTCGTCATTCCGGCCCAAGGCGCGATTAAGTCCGATCTGCGAATTCCCGTCTATGCCGGTAGCCGGCAACAGACAGACTGA
- the lspA gene encoding signal peptidase II, which produces MMAVDNPRTSATAIAWRWWALAISVAAADQLTKLAVSTLMYYGQSIPLTGFFNLVHVWNTGAAFSFLADAGGWQRYFFIVITLGVSIVLIFMLCRPRPRAEALGYSLVLGGALGNGFDRVVRGYVVDSLDFYWRSWHWPAFNIADCGIVLGVFCLLWTAYRTPG; this is translated from the coding sequence ATGATGGCTGTTGATAACCCGCGCACGAGTGCTACCGCCATTGCCTGGCGCTGGTGGGCCCTGGCGATAAGTGTGGCGGCGGCCGATCAGCTCACCAAGCTCGCCGTTTCGACGTTGATGTACTACGGCCAGAGCATTCCGCTGACCGGATTTTTCAACCTGGTGCATGTCTGGAACACCGGGGCAGCGTTTAGCTTTCTCGCCGATGCGGGCGGCTGGCAGCGCTATTTTTTTATCGTGATAACCCTTGGCGTGTCGATCGTTCTAATATTCATGCTGTGCCGCCCGCGACCTAGGGCCGAGGCGCTCGGCTACAGTCTGGTTCTGGGCGGTGCGCTCGGCAACGGCTTCGATCGTGTCGTACGCGGTTATGTCGTCGACTCTCTCGACTTTTACTGGCGAAGCTGGCATTGGCCGGCGTTCAATATTGCAGATTGCGGTATCGTGCTCGGGGTGTTCTGCCTGTTATGGACTGCATATCGCACTCCAGGCTGA
- a CDS encoding heavy metal translocating P-type ATPase translates to MSGCTSDGCGCPSASISSPELLGSGESHVVYRIENMDCPTEEALIRDKLGRLPGVAELEFNLVQRTLAVTHRLPSPEPLVEALAAIGMQAVRDTLSPAGQTTVLGIAKMDCPTEEGLIRGKLIGMPGVVELDFNLVQRTLTLQHAPEALPSILAALKSLGLEAQVQGGAVGGDVSAPADPVKTNWWPMLVSGVSATASEIVYWWNGGFHWAVAALALLAIFSGGLATYKKGFIALRNRNLNMNALMSIAVTGAMLIGQWPEAAMVMFLFALAEIIEAKSLDRARNAIRGLMDLAPETATVRQPDGSWEEVPAKSVALDTVVRVKPGERIALDGEIVAGSSTVNQAPITGESLPVEKSENDPVFAGTINESGSFEYRVTALAANTTLARIIHAVEAAQGSRAPTQRFVDQFARVYTPAVFAVALATALIPPLAFGSTWIDAIYKALVLLVVACPCALVISTPVTIVSGLAAAARKGILIKGGVYLEGGRKLAVLALDKTGTITHGKPEQTDFALLVGDEQSVRRLAAGLATRSDHPVSQAIARAALEADLIPDVADFAAIPGRGVCGVIDSQTYHLGNHRLIAELGLTTSTLEKRLDKLERQGKTAVMLATQGEVLGLFAVADTVKENSRQAVAELHALGVRTLMLTGDNPHTAEAIAGQVGIDEARGNQLPEEKLETVESLLDQTGTVGMVGDGINDAPALARADIGFAMGAAGTDTAIETADVALMDDDLRKLPAFLRLSRTTAGILTQNIAFALGIKAVFIALTFTGHATMWMAVFADMGASLLVVFNGLRLLRK, encoded by the coding sequence ATGAGTGGATGCACATCCGATGGCTGCGGTTGCCCGAGCGCTTCAATATCCTCCCCCGAGCTTCTGGGTTCGGGTGAAAGCCATGTGGTTTACCGGATCGAGAATATGGACTGCCCCACCGAGGAGGCGCTGATCCGCGACAAGCTTGGCAGGCTGCCCGGGGTGGCGGAGCTGGAATTCAACCTGGTGCAGCGTACCCTTGCGGTGACCCACCGACTGCCATCGCCGGAGCCGCTGGTAGAGGCGCTGGCCGCCATCGGCATGCAGGCGGTCCGCGACACCCTGTCTCCGGCGGGACAGACCACGGTGCTGGGCATCGCCAAGATGGATTGCCCCACCGAGGAGGGTCTGATTCGCGGCAAACTGATCGGAATGCCCGGTGTCGTGGAACTCGATTTCAATTTGGTCCAGCGCACCCTGACGCTGCAACATGCGCCCGAGGCGCTGCCCTCGATACTGGCAGCGCTGAAGTCGCTCGGCCTTGAAGCGCAGGTCCAGGGCGGGGCGGTGGGCGGGGATGTTTCGGCGCCGGCCGACCCGGTCAAAACCAACTGGTGGCCAATGCTCGTCTCGGGTGTTTCGGCCACCGCCTCCGAGATCGTGTACTGGTGGAACGGCGGCTTTCATTGGGCGGTTGCCGCGCTGGCGCTGCTGGCGATTTTCAGCGGCGGCCTGGCCACCTACAAGAAAGGCTTTATCGCGCTGCGCAACCGCAACCTGAACATGAACGCGCTGATGTCGATCGCGGTGACCGGAGCGATGCTGATCGGCCAGTGGCCGGAAGCGGCGATGGTCATGTTCCTGTTCGCGCTGGCGGAGATCATCGAAGCGAAATCGCTGGACCGGGCGCGCAACGCCATCCGCGGGCTGATGGACCTTGCCCCGGAGACGGCGACCGTGCGTCAGCCGGACGGTAGTTGGGAGGAGGTCCCGGCGAAAAGCGTCGCGCTCGACACGGTGGTCAGGGTGAAGCCGGGCGAACGGATCGCTCTGGACGGCGAGATCGTCGCGGGTAGTTCGACCGTCAATCAGGCGCCGATCACCGGCGAGAGTCTGCCGGTGGAAAAAAGTGAAAACGACCCGGTGTTTGCCGGCACCATCAACGAGTCCGGCTCCTTCGAGTATCGGGTGACGGCGCTCGCCGCGAACACCACGCTGGCGCGCATCATCCATGCCGTAGAGGCCGCGCAAGGCAGCCGCGCCCCCACCCAGCGCTTTGTTGACCAGTTCGCCCGGGTCTACACCCCGGCGGTCTTCGCCGTCGCTCTGGCCACGGCCCTGATCCCGCCGCTCGCCTTCGGTTCGACATGGATCGACGCGATCTACAAAGCACTGGTGCTGCTGGTGGTGGCCTGCCCTTGTGCCCTGGTTATCTCCACCCCGGTGACCATCGTCAGCGGTCTGGCGGCCGCGGCGCGAAAGGGGATTCTCATCAAGGGCGGTGTCTATCTCGAAGGCGGCCGCAAGCTCGCCGTGTTGGCGTTGGACAAGACCGGTACGATCACCCACGGCAAGCCCGAGCAGACCGATTTCGCTCTGCTCGTCGGTGACGAGCAGAGCGTGCGACGGTTGGCTGCCGGCCTGGCGACCCGCTCCGACCATCCGGTCTCGCAAGCCATCGCCCGCGCAGCACTGGAAGCCGACCTGATCCCGGATGTCGCAGACTTTGCCGCCATCCCCGGTCGCGGCGTGTGCGGGGTGATTGATAGCCAGACATATCACCTGGGCAATCACCGGTTGATCGCCGAACTGGGGCTGACGACATCGACTTTGGAAAAACGGCTCGACAAGCTGGAGCGGCAGGGCAAGACCGCCGTAATGCTGGCGACCCAGGGTGAGGTGCTGGGGCTGTTCGCGGTGGCGGACACCGTCAAGGAGAACAGTCGTCAGGCGGTCGCGGAGCTGCATGCGCTAGGCGTCAGGACGCTGATGCTGACCGGCGACAACCCGCATACTGCTGAGGCGATAGCCGGGCAGGTCGGCATCGACGAGGCGCGCGGCAACCAGTTGCCGGAAGAGAAGCTGGAGACGGTCGAGTCGCTGCTCGATCAGACGGGCACCGTCGGCATGGTCGGCGACGGCATCAACGATGCCCCGGCGCTGGCGCGCGCCGATATCGGTTTCGCCATGGGCGCCGCTGGCACCGACACCGCTATAGAAACCGCCGATGTGGCGCTGATGGACGATGATCTGCGCAAGCTGCCGGCCTTTTTACGCCTGTCGCGCACCACTGCGGGCATCCTCACGCAGAACATCGCGTTCGCGCTGGGGATCAAGGCGGTGTTTATCGCCCTGACCTTCACCGGCCATGCGACCATGTGGATGGCGGTGTTCGCCGATATGGGTGCCAGCCTGCTGGTGGTGTTCAACGGCCTGCGTCTGCTGCGTAAATGA
- the cadR gene encoding Cd(II)/Pb(II)-responsive transcriptional regulator yields MKIGELARRTACRVETIRFYEKKGMLPPPPRSTGNYRLYGKMHVERLLFIRRCRSLDMTLDEIRRLLQIRDTPQDDCSAVSAFLDGHIRQIGVRIAELQQLRNQLDSLRQLCSGAQTVAQCGILQELDSSGFASD; encoded by the coding sequence ATGAAAATTGGAGAATTGGCCAGGCGAACCGCTTGCCGGGTGGAGACAATCCGCTTCTACGAAAAGAAAGGAATGTTGCCGCCACCTCCGCGCAGTACCGGCAACTACCGCCTGTACGGCAAAATGCATGTCGAGCGCCTTCTTTTTATCCGCCGCTGCCGTTCGCTCGATATGACGCTTGACGAGATCAGGCGGCTTCTGCAGATCCGCGACACGCCGCAGGACGACTGCTCCGCAGTCAGCGCATTCCTCGATGGGCATATCCGGCAGATCGGCGTACGCATCGCAGAGCTGCAGCAGTTGAGGAATCAACTTGATTCTCTACGCCAGCTCTGCAGCGGAGCTCAAACTGTTGCACAATGCGGGATTCTGCAAGAGCTCGACTCATCAGGATTTGCCTCAGACTGA
- a CDS encoding trans-sulfuration enzyme family protein, translating into MTDYSSNHSDGLRPATLLVHQGRDRDSFTGAATVPIYTASTYHQHGGRDGAYDYARSGNPSREQVEDAIALLEGGTAGFAYASGMAAIAGALALLDSGDHLLASSDLYGGSYRYLSTVLPRQGITVDFVDTTDAAKFAAAIRPETRAIFIETPSNPLFRITSLRAMVELAQHHNLLTILDNTFMTPLLLRPLELGVDVVVHSATKFLGGHSDLLAGLAVTADADLARRLKHYQNAAGNVLAPFDAFLLSRGMKTLKIRLEAAQAGAGVLAERLSQHPAVQQVLYPGLTDFPHRARHFAQSSGPGAVLSFILREPARVAGLLKRVRLPIIAPSLGGVETILTHCWSMSHAAVPDDVKASIGLSAGLLRLSVGIEDVEDLWRDLEQSLEG; encoded by the coding sequence ATGACTGACTATTCAAGCAACCATTCCGATGGCCTGCGTCCCGCCACCCTGTTGGTGCATCAGGGCCGGGACCGAGATTCCTTTACCGGCGCGGCGACGGTGCCCATCTATACGGCCTCCACCTACCATCAGCATGGCGGCCGGGATGGGGCTTACGATTATGCGCGCAGCGGCAATCCCAGCCGGGAGCAGGTCGAAGATGCCATCGCCCTGCTGGAAGGCGGGACGGCCGGCTTTGCCTATGCCTCGGGTATGGCCGCGATTGCCGGTGCGCTGGCCCTGCTCGACAGCGGCGACCATCTGCTGGCTTCATCGGATCTGTACGGTGGGAGTTACCGTTATCTGAGTACCGTCCTGCCGCGGCAGGGCATCACCGTCGATTTTGTCGACACCACCGATGCCGCGAAGTTTGCGGCGGCGATCCGCCCCGAGACTCGGGCCATCTTCATCGAAACGCCCTCCAATCCCCTGTTCCGCATCACCAGTTTGCGGGCCATGGTGGAATTGGCCCAGCATCACAACCTGCTGACCATCCTCGACAATACCTTCATGACGCCGCTCTTGCTGCGCCCTCTCGAACTGGGCGTTGACGTGGTGGTCCATTCCGCCACCAAATTTCTCGGCGGGCATTCCGATCTGCTGGCCGGCCTGGCGGTCACCGCCGATGCCGATCTGGCCCGGCGCCTGAAACATTACCAGAATGCCGCCGGCAACGTACTGGCACCTTTTGACGCTTTTCTGCTCAGTCGAGGCATGAAGACCCTCAAGATCCGCCTGGAAGCGGCCCAGGCCGGTGCCGGGGTGCTGGCCGAACGGCTTAGCCAGCACCCCGCTGTCCAGCAGGTTCTCTATCCGGGACTGACCGATTTTCCGCACCGGGCGCGGCATTTCGCGCAATCTTCCGGGCCGGGCGCAGTGCTGTCCTTTATCTTGCGCGAACCCGCCCGAGTCGCCGGACTGCTGAAACGGGTGCGCCTGCCTATCATCGCCCCGAGTCTCGGGGGGGTCGAAACCATTCTCACCCATTGCTGGTCCATGTCCCACGCCGCCGTGCCCGATGATGTCAAGGCGAGCATTGGTCTGTCCGCAGGCCTGTTGCGGCTGTCCGTGGGTATCGAAGATGTTGAGGATTTGTGGCGGGATTTGGAGCAGTCTCTCGAGGGGTAA
- a CDS encoding trans-sulfuration enzyme family protein, with protein MTENKQDLSLESRLVQCGVGRDTHTGGISLPIYPSTTFRHPGVGESTGFDYTRSGNPTRQVLEETLADLEGGARGLVFASGMAALTTLFLHFSAGDHLVVSRDLYGGTYRVLGQVFAKLGVMASYVDTTDAAAVAAAIRPQSRALLVETPGNPLLGVADLQTLGELCQNHGLLFIVDNTFLTPVLQRPLEFSADVVVYSATKYFGGHNDLCAGVLIARTAELGERLYFLQNSTGAILPPQDCWLLLRSLKTLSLRLERHCRNALEVAHWLHGHPRVKEIYYPGLPGHPGHTLSLEQTRGFGGMLSFRVDSPATARQVLKKLRLISFAESLGGVESLMTLPAVQTHADIPEPERLRLGICESLLRLSVGIENPQDIIADLAQALEG; from the coding sequence ATGACAGAAAACAAGCAGGATTTGAGTCTGGAAAGCCGCCTGGTGCAATGCGGAGTCGGCCGTGATACTCATACCGGCGGCATCAGCCTGCCGATCTATCCCAGCACCACCTTTCGGCACCCGGGAGTAGGGGAGAGCACCGGCTTTGATTACACTCGCTCGGGCAACCCTACCCGCCAGGTGCTGGAAGAAACCCTGGCCGACCTCGAAGGCGGAGCGCGCGGCCTGGTTTTTGCCTCGGGCATGGCGGCCCTGACCACACTGTTTCTGCATTTTTCCGCCGGTGACCACCTGGTTGTTTCCCGGGATCTGTACGGCGGTACATATCGGGTTCTTGGCCAGGTGTTCGCCAAGCTCGGCGTGATGGCTAGTTATGTGGATACTACCGACGCGGCAGCGGTGGCGGCGGCGATCCGGCCCCAGAGCCGCGCCCTGCTTGTGGAAACCCCCGGCAATCCCCTGCTGGGGGTCGCCGATCTGCAAACCTTGGGAGAACTCTGCCAGAACCACGGCCTGCTGTTCATCGTTGACAACACATTTCTGACGCCGGTGTTGCAGCGTCCCCTGGAGTTCAGTGCCGATGTGGTAGTCTATTCAGCCACCAAGTACTTTGGTGGCCATAACGATCTGTGTGCCGGAGTGCTTATTGCCCGCACCGCTGAACTTGGCGAACGGCTCTATTTTTTGCAGAACTCCACCGGGGCCATCCTCCCTCCCCAAGATTGCTGGCTGTTGCTGCGCTCTCTCAAGACTCTGTCGTTGCGCCTTGAGCGGCACTGCCGGAATGCCCTGGAAGTGGCACATTGGCTGCACGGGCATCCTCGGGTGAAGGAGATTTATTATCCCGGTCTGCCCGGCCATCCCGGCCATACCTTGTCCCTTGAGCAGACGCGCGGTTTTGGTGGCATGCTCTCGTTCCGGGTCGATTCGCCAGCTACCGCGCGCCAGGTCCTCAAAAAACTGCGGTTGATCAGCTTTGCCGAGAGCTTGGGCGGTGTCGAATCCCTCATGACCCTGCCGGCGGTCCAGACCCATGCCGACATCCCCGAGCCTGAAAGACTGAGGCTGGGCATCTGTGAAAGTCTGCTGAGGTTGTCGGTCGGCATTGAAAACCCTCAGGACATTATTGCCGACCTGGCCCAGGCGCTGGAAGGCTGA
- a CDS encoding IS3 family transposase (programmed frameshift): MKKTKFTDEQIAFALKQAEPGTKVAEVCRKMGISEATFYSWKKKYGGLGVSELRRLKQLEEENPQLKKLVADLSLDKQMLQDVLSKKVLKPAQKSRQVDRLELAYRIGKRRACEVVGLQRSVYYSVYYYKSVKDDRVLQQRICEIAATRIRYGYLRIHVLLRREGWHVNHKRVHRIYCEEGLNLRHKRPRRRVAAAHRVQRPEVSKIDQYWSMDFVADNLFNGRRIRVLTVVDNLSRECLAIHVDRAIKGKHIVQAMERLRLFTDRCPERIQVDNGSEFISKDLDKWAYENGVTLDFSRPGKPTDNALIESFNGSFRDECLNTNWFLSIDDAKKKVDAWRRDYNGFRPHSSLGNLTPAQFREQHGSPKSLHLVCPGYG; the protein is encoded by the exons ATGAAGAAAACAAAATTCACCGATGAACAGATCGCGTTTGCGCTCAAGCAGGCAGAGCCAGGCACCAAGGTGGCTGAAGTTTGCCGGAAGATGGGTATCTCGGAAGCCACTTTCTACAGTTGGAAGAAGAAGTACGGCGGCCTTGGTGTCAGCGAACTGCGGCGGCTGAAGCAGCTTGAAGAAGAGAATCCGCAGCTCAAGAAGCTGGTAGCCGACCTGAGCCTCGACAAGCAGATGCTGCAGGATGTGCTGTCAA AAAAAGTTCTAAAACCAGCCCAAAAGAGCCGCCAGGTGGATAGACTTGAACTGGCCTATCGTATTGGCAAACGCAGGGCCTGTGAGGTCGTGGGCCTGCAACGCTCGGTCTACTACTCGGTCTACTACTATAAATCGGTCAAGGATGATAGGGTTCTTCAGCAGCGTATCTGTGAGATTGCCGCGACCCGGATTCGTTACGGCTATTTGCGGATCCATGTGCTTTTAAGACGTGAGGGCTGGCACGTCAACCATAAGCGCGTCCATCGAATTTATTGTGAAGAAGGCCTGAACCTGCGACACAAAAGACCGAGGCGCCGCGTGGCGGCAGCCCATCGGGTGCAGCGGCCCGAAGTCTCTAAGATCGATCAGTACTGGTCCATGGATTTTGTGGCCGACAACTTGTTTAATGGCCGCCGAATCAGGGTCTTAACTGTCGTCGATAATTTGAGTCGTGAATGCCTCGCCATCCATGTGGATCGGGCAATTAAGGGGAAGCATATCGTTCAGGCCATGGAGAGGCTACGCCTTTTTACGGATCGCTGCCCTGAAAGGATTCAGGTCGACAACGGCTCGGAATTCATTTCCAAGGATCTGGATAAGTGGGCGTACGAAAACGGAGTCACTCTCGACTTCTCCAGGCCGGGAAAACCGACAGATAACGCTTTGATTGAGTCGTTCAACGGAAGCTTTCGCGATGAATGCCTCAACACCAACTGGTTTCTTTCAATTGACGATGCCAAGAAAAAGGTCGATGCTTGGCGGAGAGATTATAATGGGTTTCGCCCGCATTCATCGCTGGGAAATTTAACCCCGGCACAGTTCCGGGAACAACACGGAAGCCCGAAATCCCTACATTTGGTCTGTCCAGGTTACGGGTGA
- a CDS encoding heavy metal translocating P-type ATPase translates to MPRRIDYRIQGLDCSEEVTILRREVGGKPGVIDLEFDVLNARMSVEFDADALSASEIVAAVDATGMKATPWERRLEGEEEPFWIRHGRLIMTAVSGMLLLAAFLTHWVMHGNLLDAFAGGHDAEHSFPLPVYLIYLGSVACGAWYVIPKALLAARRLRPDMNFLMVVAVVGAIIIGELFEAATVAFLFALSLLLEHWSVERARNAIGALLDLSPPTARYLCPDHGTIHEKPVEDVPLGAIVHVRPGEKIPLDGEVVKGISSVNQAPITGESMPVSKQLGDEVYAGTINQDGALEFRTTRAANDTTLARIIHMVESAQSRRAHSQQWVDRFSAYYTPAMMILAVSLAVLLPLLTMASWSEGVYRALVILVIACPCALVISTPVSIVSALTASARNGVLIKGGIFLETAGRIKVLALDKTGTLTQGKTQVQQIVPLSGHSERELLERAAALEAASEHPLARAILQKARELGVEVIPAEHYQAIRGKGGEGSIGGRQFWIGSHRMMHEKGQETPEIHAKAEELEDAGHTVVAIGNDTHICGLISIADSLRENVSQIIKDIKKAGVRWVIMLTGDNQGTAKAIAMEAGIDEYRCELLPEDKVEAIGHLVREYKEVAMVGDGVNDAPAMASATFGIAMGAMGTDAALETADVALMSDDLSKLPWLIRHSRRTLRNIQQNIIFALGLKLVFIVLTLFGLASLWMAIAADTGATLLVVFNSLRLLNRANSN, encoded by the coding sequence ATGCCACGACGAATTGATTACAGAATCCAGGGTTTAGATTGCTCGGAAGAGGTGACGATCCTTCGGCGGGAAGTAGGGGGAAAGCCGGGAGTGATCGACTTGGAGTTCGATGTTCTCAATGCCCGGATGTCGGTGGAGTTTGACGCCGACGCGCTGTCCGCCAGTGAGATCGTTGCGGCGGTGGATGCGACGGGCATGAAGGCCACGCCTTGGGAGCGGCGCCTTGAGGGAGAAGAGGAACCGTTCTGGATCCGACACGGACGGCTTATTATGACCGCCGTGAGCGGCATGCTCCTGCTGGCAGCATTTCTCACACATTGGGTGATGCACGGCAACCTGTTGGATGCCTTTGCTGGCGGTCATGATGCCGAACACTCCTTTCCGTTGCCCGTGTATCTAATCTACCTCGGCTCGGTTGCTTGCGGCGCCTGGTACGTCATTCCCAAGGCCCTGCTGGCAGCCCGCCGCCTGCGGCCCGACATGAACTTCCTTATGGTTGTGGCTGTCGTCGGCGCAATCATCATTGGCGAGTTGTTTGAAGCGGCGACGGTGGCTTTCCTGTTCGCCCTTTCGTTGTTGCTCGAGCATTGGAGCGTCGAGCGGGCACGCAACGCGATTGGCGCGCTTCTGGACCTGTCACCTCCCACGGCCCGTTATCTATGCCCGGATCATGGAACTATCCACGAAAAACCTGTGGAGGACGTCCCCCTTGGCGCCATTGTCCACGTCCGCCCGGGCGAGAAGATTCCCTTGGATGGGGAGGTAGTCAAAGGCATATCCTCGGTGAATCAGGCCCCGATTACTGGTGAATCCATGCCGGTTTCCAAGCAACTCGGAGACGAGGTTTATGCCGGGACCATCAACCAGGACGGCGCGCTGGAGTTCCGAACCACCAGGGCCGCCAACGATACGACCCTGGCGCGGATCATTCACATGGTCGAAAGCGCGCAGTCACGGCGGGCGCACAGCCAGCAGTGGGTAGATCGCTTCTCCGCCTACTACACCCCGGCCATGATGATCCTAGCCGTTTCCCTAGCAGTTCTTCTACCTCTGCTGACGATGGCATCGTGGTCGGAAGGGGTTTATCGCGCTCTTGTCATACTAGTGATTGCCTGTCCATGCGCTCTCGTGATCTCCACACCGGTAAGTATCGTTTCGGCCCTAACGGCATCAGCCCGTAACGGTGTGCTAATAAAGGGGGGCATTTTCCTTGAGACGGCGGGCCGAATCAAAGTTCTTGCCCTGGATAAGACGGGAACACTCACACAAGGAAAAACGCAGGTACAGCAAATAGTACCTCTCAGCGGACACAGCGAACGGGAGCTTCTGGAGCGTGCGGCGGCTCTGGAGGCAGCCAGCGAGCACCCTCTGGCTCGCGCGATCCTGCAAAAGGCTCGCGAATTGGGCGTCGAAGTTATCCCGGCCGAACATTATCAGGCCATTCGTGGCAAGGGCGGAGAAGGTAGTATCGGTGGCAGGCAGTTCTGGATCGGCAGCCACCGCATGATGCATGAAAAAGGTCAGGAAACTCCGGAAATCCATGCTAAAGCGGAGGAACTGGAGGATGCAGGACACACCGTAGTCGCCATCGGCAACGACACCCATATCTGCGGGCTGATCAGTATTGCCGACAGCCTGCGTGAGAATGTTTCTCAAATCATCAAGGACATTAAAAAAGCTGGAGTGAGGTGGGTCATTATGCTCACCGGAGATAATCAAGGTACAGCCAAGGCCATCGCGATGGAGGCCGGCATCGATGAGTATCGATGTGAACTTCTGCCTGAGGATAAGGTAGAGGCAATTGGGCACCTCGTTCGAGAATACAAAGAGGTAGCCATGGTCGGTGACGGCGTCAACGATGCGCCGGCGATGGCATCGGCGACTTTCGGTATCGCCATGGGCGCGATGGGTACCGATGCAGCCCTGGAAACTGCTGACGTGGCGCTGATGTCTGACGATCTGTCGAAACTGCCGTGGCTAATCCGCCACTCCCGCCGCACCTTGCGGAATATCCAGCAGAACATCATCTTTGCCCTAGGGCTCAAGCTGGTATTCATTGTCTTGACACTGTTTGGCCTGGCGTCGCTTTGGATGGCAATCGCGGCCGACACTGGAGCCACCCTTTTGGTGGTTTTCAACAGTTTGAGATTGCTGAACAGAGCAAACTCAAACTGA